The following coding sequences lie in one Oncorhynchus kisutch isolate 150728-3 linkage group LG17, Okis_V2, whole genome shotgun sequence genomic window:
- the sp4 gene encoding transcription factor Sp4 → MSDQKKEVSGSEGGKPGKKGKRSGSQDSQPSPLALLAATCSKIGGQGGVEGQVQLQAGQIQLQGGQIQGHIVVDAAGNQTLVQQQLELVPAQFTGNGWQIITTAPQMANDTANQPVAVTLANTSANDSAPAGRKAKAVGGTKTIAANQQPQQQQFQIIQVQNMPSSGGGVQYQVIPHLQTSDGQQIHISPQTASLGGQHIQISSAQGGLPEQVQLIQTQNQSQTQAILQPANQQAILTGSANQTLQLRPAQSFPLQMQTLQGSQTQVMTTVPINIGGMTLALPVMNNLAGGGAVQLIQAADGSFTVANSNQLVTTTAAVSGAATGSSGGTITTVAGCDGALSDGTQLSSVAGSDGGAERDSQNQPSEQNSQMSQANGLQGQSDPPGTIQQVIVGQMGNQVLQQIQIQPQNQIQGQPHQIQTFQLGPGGTLQPIQAFQNQQVLIRTPTLSSSGQITWQTLQLPGGMSVPQQLTLAPVGGGAVGGGGFVQLGGAPLTLSAAQINPGSGVQTVNIAGLGTAGVQMQGVPLTITGLQGQPQGQEGGVKVQSSPVKVTMGNVAGSSLSPDQMGSVQSSSDQEGPPSKRLRRVACSCPNCRDGEGRTSGDPSKKKQHVCHMEGCGKVYGKTSHLRAHLRWHTGERPFVCNWIFCGKRFTRSDELQRHRRTHTGEKRFECPECSKRFMRSDHLSKHIKTHQNKKGGASLAIITTEDMEDSNQGLGSSPRIVTVETLSQDSAPATPTASSPNQMEGEEEEEEEEEFE, encoded by the exons ATGAGTG ATCAGAAGAAGGAAGTGTCGGGATCAGAAGGAGGGAAACCAGGCAAGAAAGGCAAACGTTCTGGATCACAG gattcCCAGCCGTCTCccctagccctactggctgcgaCCTGCAGTAAGATAGGAGGTCAGGGAGGAGTGGAAGGACAGGTCCAGTTGCAAGctggtcaaatacag TTGCAGGGTGGGCAGATCCAGGGTCATATAGTTGTAGACGCAGCAGGTAATCAGACTCTGGTTCAGCAGCAGTTAGAACTGGTTCCTGCCCAGTTCACTGGTAATGGCTGGCAAATCATCACTACCGCTCCCCAAATGGCCAATGACACTGCCAATCAACCTGTCGCCGTAACGCTGGCTAACACTTCCGCCAATGACAGTGCTCCGGCAGGCCGTAAGGCGAAGGCAGTGGGCGGGACTAAAACCATAGCAGCCAATCAGCAGCCGCAGCAGCAGCAGTTCCAGATCAtccag gtgcaAAATATGCCTTCGTCGGGGGGTGGGGTCCAATACCAGGTGATCCCCCACCTGCAGACGTCAGACGGCCAACAGATCCACATCAGCCCCCAGACCGCATCCCTGGGGGGGCAGCACATCCAGATCAG TTCGGCCCAGGGCGGTCTACCAGAGCAGGTCCAGCTGATCCAAACCCAGAACCAATCCCAGACCCAGGCCATCCTACAACCGGCCAACCAGCAGGCCATCCTCACTGGCTCAGCCAATCAGACGTTGCAGCTTCGTCCAGCCCAATCCTTCCCGCTACAGATGCAGACCTTACAGGGCTCCCAGACCCAGGTAATGACTACAGTACCCATAAACATCGGCGGTATGACCCTCGCCCTGCCGGTCATGAATAATTTAGCGGGGGGCGGAGCCGTGCAGCTTATCCAAGCAGCCGACGGCAGCTTTACCGTAGCTAACAGTAACCAACTGGTGACAACAACGGCGGCGGTGTCCGGGGCAGCTACCGGGTCATCTGGGGGTACCATAACAACTGTTGCCGGGTGCGATGGAGCATTGTCGGACGGAACACAGCTGAGTTCTGTAGCCGGGTCGGACGGAGGGGCGGAGAGAGACTCACAGAACCAACCCAGCGAGCAGAACTCACAGATG AGCCAGGCCAACGGACTACAGGGCCAATCAGATCCTCCAGGGACCATCCAGCAGGTCATCGTGGGACAG ATGGGCAACCAGGTGTTGCAGCAGATCCAAATCCAGCCACAGAACCag ATCCAAGGCCAGCCGCATCAGATCCAAACCTTTCAGTTAGGACCAGGCGGGACCCTACAGCCCATACAAGCCTTCCAGAACCAACAG GTTCTGATCCGTACCCCAACCCTCTCCTCGTCGGGCCAGATCACATGGCAGACTCTGCAGCTCCCTGGGGGGATGTCTGTGCCCCAGCAGCTGACCCTGGCCCCTGTGGGCGGAGGGGCTGTGGGAGGAGGGGGCTTCGTGCAGCTGGGGGGGGCTCCCCTGACGCTGAGTGCAGCTCAGATCAACCCTGGGTCGGGAGTGCAGACGGTCAACATCGCTGGACTGGGCACCGCTGGGGTACAGATGCAGGGGGTACCCCTCACCATCACCGGACTACAGg GTCAGCCGCAGGGTCAGGAGGGCGGGGTTAAGGTCCAGTCGTCCCCAGTAAAGGTAACCATGGGTAACGTGGCGGGGTCGTCGCTAAGCCCAGACCAGATGGGTTCTGTCCAGAGTTCGTCGGACCAAGAAGGACCACCCAGCAAGAGGCTTCGCAGGGTGGCGTGCTCCTGTCCGAACTGCAGGGACGGAGAGGGGAg gaccAGTGGAGACCCATCTAAGAAGAAGCAGCATGTGTGTCACATGGAGGGCTGTGGAAAGGTCTACG GTAAGACCAGTCACCTGAGAGCTCACCTCCGCTGGCACACAGGAGAACGACCCTtcgtctgcaactggatcttcTGTGGCAAGAGGTTCACACGCTCTGATGAACTGCagagacacagacggacacacacag GTGAGAAGAGGTTTGAGTGTCCAGAGTGCAGTAAGCGTTTCATGCGTAGCGACCATCTCTCCAAACACATCAAAACCCACCAGAACAAGAAGGGAGGGGCTTCTCTCGCCATCATCACCACTGAAGACATGGAAGATTCCAACCAGGGTTTAGGCTCCTCCCCTCGCATCGTAACTGTGGAGACACTCTCCCAGGACTCCGCCCCTGCCACTCCAACAGCCTCCTCGCCCAATCaaatggagggagaagaggaggaggaggaagaggaggagtttgAGTAG
- the LOC109907301 gene encoding cell division cycle-associated 7-like protein isoform X1 codes for MPLSSKTPRALSAIFESPSDDEDFLGFAMSVPSDSESDDSRDSLDSGKPVVHFRSKFVTAELCVAEESDEDTGFYSEGEEPETHTRRSLCVAFRFPTKRLSAKKGEAPKKPQPITTATPKRTTNEKEHLKRGVSQVSRGMVTRGQKQPLKKEEEVESPVLNKRAKNIQENKAMLAKLFADLTNMAELPPSTMKKRRVSEKPTPRRRGVHEGGERRNPSRAARPPEKFGVEERTTSPSHNNKSVRTVCVRKLLEVDDELRRSGKKRRASSGKRRKIIHVRSVDEITEEELDNVAEGAKDKILDKDHGSTCHQCRQKTLDTKTVCRSGVCSGGKGQFCGPCLRNRYGEDVRSALLDPDWECPLCRGICNCSLCRRREGRCATGQLVHLAQHKGHSNVQDYLESIQKDLRA; via the exons ATGCCgttatcatcaaag ACCCCCAGGGCCCTGTCGGCCATCTTTGAAAGTCCCAGTGATGATGAGGACTTCCTGGGTTTTGCAATGTCAGTGCCCAGTGACAGCGAATCAGACGACAGCAGGGACAGCCTTGACTCTGGGAAGCCG GTTGTGCATTTCAGGTCAAAGTTTGTGACCGCAGAGTTG TGCGTAGCGGAGGAGAGTGATGAAGACACAGGTTTCTACTCCGAGGGGGAGgagccagagacacacacaaggaGGAGTCTCTGTGTTGCCTTTAG GTTTCCCACCAAAAGACTCTCTGCCAAGAAAGGGGAGGCACCAAAGAAACCCCAGCCAATCACTACCGCCACTCCGAAGAGGACAACCAATGAAAAGGAGCATCTGAAAAGGGGTGTGTCTCAGGTGTCCCGTGGGATGGTGACACGGGGTCAGAAACAGCCTCTAAAAAAAGAGGAGGAGGTTGAGTCTCCAGTTCTAAATAAACGAGCCAAGAACATCCAGGAGAACAAGGCCATG TTGGCCAAGCTGTTTGCTgacctgaccaacatggctgaaCTCCCCCCCTCTACCATG AAGAAGAGGCGTGTGAGTGAGAAGCCGACCCCTCGTAGACGAGGTGTGCATGAGGGGGGCGAGAGGAGGAACCCATCGCGTGCGGCCAGACCGCCAGAGAAGTTTGGGGTGGAGGAGCGGACTACCTCACCTTCACATAACAACAAATCTGTGAGGACTGTCTGTGTCAGGAAACTACTGGAG GTGGATGATGAGCTGAGAAGAAgtgggaagaagaggagggcgagcagcgggaagaggaggaagattaTACATGTGAGATCAGTCGATGAGATCACGGAGGAAGAGCTGGACAACGTGGCGGAAGGCGCCAAAGACAAGATACTGGACAAGGACCAc ggcaGCACTTGTCATCAGTGTAGACAGAAGACTCTGGACACCAAGACGGTGTGTCGTAGCGGAGTATGTTCAGGGGGCAAAGGTCAGTTTTGTGGGCCCTGTCTGAGGAACCGCTACGGAGAGGACGTACGCTCTGCCCTGCTGGATCCA GACTGGGAGTGTCCTCTTTGTAGAGGTATCTGTAACTGCAGTCTGTGTCGACGGAGAGAAGGACGTTGTGCAACAGGACAACTCGTCCATTTGGCTCAACACAAGGGCCACAGCAATGTCCAAGATTACCTGGAGAG CATCCAAAAAGATCTTCGAGCCTAG
- the LOC109907301 gene encoding cell division cycle-associated 7-like protein isoform X2 has protein sequence MPLSSKTPRALSAIFESPSDDEDFLGFAMSVPSDSESDDSRDSLDSGKPVVHFRSKFVTAELCVAEESDEDTGFYSEGEEPETHTRRSLCVAFRFPTKRLSAKKGEAPKKPQPITTATPKRTTNEKEHLKRGVSQVSRGMVTRGQKQPLKKEEEVESPVLNKRAKNIQENKAMLAKLFADLTNMAELPPSTMKRRVSEKPTPRRRGVHEGGERRNPSRAARPPEKFGVEERTTSPSHNNKSVRTVCVRKLLEVDDELRRSGKKRRASSGKRRKIIHVRSVDEITEEELDNVAEGAKDKILDKDHGSTCHQCRQKTLDTKTVCRSGVCSGGKGQFCGPCLRNRYGEDVRSALLDPDWECPLCRGICNCSLCRRREGRCATGQLVHLAQHKGHSNVQDYLESIQKDLRA, from the exons ATGCCgttatcatcaaag ACCCCCAGGGCCCTGTCGGCCATCTTTGAAAGTCCCAGTGATGATGAGGACTTCCTGGGTTTTGCAATGTCAGTGCCCAGTGACAGCGAATCAGACGACAGCAGGGACAGCCTTGACTCTGGGAAGCCG GTTGTGCATTTCAGGTCAAAGTTTGTGACCGCAGAGTTG TGCGTAGCGGAGGAGAGTGATGAAGACACAGGTTTCTACTCCGAGGGGGAGgagccagagacacacacaaggaGGAGTCTCTGTGTTGCCTTTAG GTTTCCCACCAAAAGACTCTCTGCCAAGAAAGGGGAGGCACCAAAGAAACCCCAGCCAATCACTACCGCCACTCCGAAGAGGACAACCAATGAAAAGGAGCATCTGAAAAGGGGTGTGTCTCAGGTGTCCCGTGGGATGGTGACACGGGGTCAGAAACAGCCTCTAAAAAAAGAGGAGGAGGTTGAGTCTCCAGTTCTAAATAAACGAGCCAAGAACATCCAGGAGAACAAGGCCATG TTGGCCAAGCTGTTTGCTgacctgaccaacatggctgaaCTCCCCCCCTCTACCATG AAGAGGCGTGTGAGTGAGAAGCCGACCCCTCGTAGACGAGGTGTGCATGAGGGGGGCGAGAGGAGGAACCCATCGCGTGCGGCCAGACCGCCAGAGAAGTTTGGGGTGGAGGAGCGGACTACCTCACCTTCACATAACAACAAATCTGTGAGGACTGTCTGTGTCAGGAAACTACTGGAG GTGGATGATGAGCTGAGAAGAAgtgggaagaagaggagggcgagcagcgggaagaggaggaagattaTACATGTGAGATCAGTCGATGAGATCACGGAGGAAGAGCTGGACAACGTGGCGGAAGGCGCCAAAGACAAGATACTGGACAAGGACCAc ggcaGCACTTGTCATCAGTGTAGACAGAAGACTCTGGACACCAAGACGGTGTGTCGTAGCGGAGTATGTTCAGGGGGCAAAGGTCAGTTTTGTGGGCCCTGTCTGAGGAACCGCTACGGAGAGGACGTACGCTCTGCCCTGCTGGATCCA GACTGGGAGTGTCCTCTTTGTAGAGGTATCTGTAACTGCAGTCTGTGTCGACGGAGAGAAGGACGTTGTGCAACAGGACAACTCGTCCATTTGGCTCAACACAAGGGCCACAGCAATGTCCAAGATTACCTGGAGAG CATCCAAAAAGATCTTCGAGCCTAG